The following are from one region of the Novosphingobium aureum genome:
- a CDS encoding DEAD/DEAH box helicase: protein MSEQIAFVASDQPDGREKIELRQTRAGGLFRRASTTTVPMSEWVRTAPRGGMAALSRLRAMNGGADVVESSDAVIISAAASAALSEVEALALGLPPATDLTLQLRSTGSLHEGTIAVEHRWVRRGGVSVRAREQGARVRETGKVARLPEPMYSTLANLHELRDAEPGDARQAAFARLREQLGDLGEEKIEADGTIERLRIAYASNFSLDLRTQGGLFDFDPVLFSRRVVENEDGDLLDAEDKALLTDYEHQRFRQRFRTQKGGRRSYLLPDGTLLYLDSNLGKALDVVREKQAAPAEERRIFARAPQRYIREELALDETGDDDAADHLFLETQQYSERVAGIEEWQPPVLPWIKPTPNSWLPESFGLTIGEPPNQQHVPFEAGDAEKLETSIGTALDKGDASVPFGDFEIPANTNTLNAVREIAELENQFAHADQAGSEDAEPPVVIPTYFLKVGENFEELYYSRQAAREVAARPFNAPDMPTVLRSSPKPHQKEGFAWLTEAFTRKVPGIVLADDMGLGKTFQALAFLAWLRNVAAPDRPVLIVAPTGLLRNWLNEIELHLERDALGKVIEAFGTGLKQWRDGTGNDIRGGTSKLDVSQWRHAGVVLTTFETMRDYHMSLARVPFSAIVYDEIQKLKNPASQMTRAAKALNAHIQIGMTGTPVENRLQDLWSIADVVYPGFLGTSREFEEVYPPHSSEALHALQDRIIERDGVLPPFMLRRMKEGLLSGLPTKTIVPYEVPMPPPQEAAYNRILARARAMRESGDRGAMLKILHMLRGTSLHPEEPVGLGDFESYIRASARLSKTFELLSQIEAKREKALIFCEDLDMQAFLSSAIEEQFNLERSVPVINGSVAGAQRQTIVADFQSRAAGFDVMILSPKAGGVGLTITKANHVIHLSRWWNPAVEDQATDRVYRIGQDKPVTVHIPMAVHPDETIGPSSFDVRLNSLMQSKRELSRGLLVPPEADNDLDTMLSGVLDGDRETSPQSNETASPPSKQTIETGDAPSGSASDTASSAEQGDDAEGRRGKPVEEPRRPILSVRPTPVDIAQTRTPDIGRVEFEVGGLRDWTIFTQHIEDMAIQVLQIIDPYCCAQEDARRRLADFIARFDTAAASIGKVHVVSFDADSLRDSYESNEEQCGDIVRKVASKLPNINFHHAPRSRRATGDLHDRRVTATFADGSRVIWDLGRGIDGIMSPRFGCVVNATVEQS, encoded by the coding sequence GTGAGCGAGCAGATTGCATTTGTTGCTTCCGACCAGCCGGATGGCCGGGAGAAAATTGAACTTCGCCAAACGCGCGCCGGCGGCCTGTTCCGAAGGGCCAGCACCACAACCGTGCCGATGAGCGAATGGGTCCGGACTGCACCTCGGGGCGGCATGGCTGCCTTGTCACGACTTCGAGCCATGAACGGTGGCGCTGACGTGGTCGAATCCAGCGATGCTGTCATCATCTCAGCAGCTGCCAGTGCGGCCCTGAGTGAAGTCGAGGCGCTGGCTCTTGGGTTGCCTCCAGCTACGGACCTCACCTTGCAACTGCGCTCTACAGGATCGTTGCATGAAGGTACGATCGCAGTCGAGCATAGGTGGGTTCGGCGTGGCGGCGTCTCGGTCCGTGCCCGAGAACAGGGCGCGAGAGTACGTGAAACCGGGAAGGTTGCTCGACTTCCTGAGCCCATGTACTCGACGCTGGCCAATCTCCACGAGCTCAGGGATGCAGAGCCTGGCGATGCACGGCAGGCTGCTTTTGCGCGTTTGCGTGAGCAACTGGGGGATCTCGGAGAGGAGAAGATCGAGGCGGATGGGACGATCGAACGACTGCGTATCGCCTATGCGTCCAACTTCTCGCTGGACTTGCGTACGCAAGGCGGTTTGTTCGATTTCGATCCCGTACTTTTTTCGCGCAGGGTCGTGGAAAACGAAGATGGCGATCTGCTCGATGCCGAAGACAAGGCTCTTCTCACCGACTACGAACACCAACGCTTCCGGCAGCGCTTTCGCACTCAGAAGGGCGGTCGGCGCAGTTACCTCCTGCCGGATGGAACGCTTCTCTATCTCGACTCCAACCTCGGCAAGGCGCTCGACGTCGTGCGCGAGAAGCAGGCGGCACCGGCTGAGGAGAGGCGCATTTTCGCACGCGCACCGCAGCGCTACATTCGCGAAGAGCTGGCGCTGGATGAAACCGGAGACGACGACGCTGCCGATCACCTCTTCCTGGAGACCCAGCAATACTCAGAGAGGGTCGCGGGGATCGAGGAATGGCAGCCGCCTGTGCTGCCCTGGATCAAGCCCACTCCCAATAGCTGGTTGCCGGAGAGCTTCGGTCTGACGATCGGGGAACCGCCCAATCAGCAACATGTGCCATTTGAGGCAGGTGATGCGGAAAAACTCGAGACGTCCATCGGGACAGCGCTCGACAAGGGCGATGCGTCGGTTCCTTTTGGCGACTTTGAAATACCTGCCAACACAAACACTCTGAATGCGGTTCGGGAAATTGCTGAGCTCGAAAACCAGTTTGCACATGCAGACCAGGCAGGCAGTGAAGATGCCGAGCCACCAGTCGTAATTCCGACCTACTTTCTGAAGGTCGGGGAAAATTTTGAGGAACTCTACTATTCCCGTCAGGCAGCAAGAGAGGTGGCGGCACGGCCATTCAATGCGCCAGACATGCCAACGGTGCTGCGATCCTCGCCCAAGCCGCATCAGAAGGAGGGCTTCGCATGGCTGACCGAAGCCTTCACGCGCAAGGTACCTGGCATTGTCCTGGCCGACGATATGGGGCTCGGCAAGACTTTCCAAGCGCTTGCTTTCCTGGCCTGGCTACGGAATGTGGCCGCGCCCGACAGGCCGGTGCTGATCGTTGCTCCCACGGGCCTGTTGCGAAACTGGCTTAACGAGATTGAACTTCACCTAGAGCGCGATGCTCTGGGCAAGGTGATCGAGGCTTTCGGCACTGGTCTCAAGCAATGGCGCGATGGCACGGGCAACGACATCCGTGGCGGCACTTCAAAGCTTGACGTATCGCAATGGCGGCATGCCGGCGTCGTGCTGACGACCTTTGAGACAATGCGTGACTATCACATGAGTTTGGCTCGCGTGCCGTTTTCGGCGATCGTTTACGACGAAATCCAGAAGCTGAAAAATCCGGCGAGCCAGATGACTCGTGCAGCCAAGGCGCTCAACGCGCATATTCAGATTGGCATGACAGGCACACCGGTTGAGAACAGGCTGCAGGATCTCTGGTCTATTGCAGATGTTGTCTATCCCGGGTTTCTGGGAACTAGTCGCGAGTTCGAGGAAGTCTACCCCCCCCATAGCTCGGAAGCCCTCCACGCTCTGCAGGACCGCATCATCGAACGTGATGGGGTCTTGCCGCCCTTTATGCTTCGCAGAATGAAGGAAGGCTTGCTTTCCGGGCTCCCGACCAAGACGATCGTTCCTTACGAAGTCCCGATGCCGCCCCCACAGGAGGCCGCTTACAACAGGATCCTGGCTCGAGCCCGCGCCATGCGTGAGAGCGGCGACAGAGGGGCAATGCTGAAAATTCTTCACATGCTTCGGGGGACGTCCCTGCATCCTGAAGAGCCTGTGGGCCTCGGAGATTTCGAAAGCTACATCAGGGCATCCGCTCGACTTTCCAAGACATTCGAGCTACTGAGCCAGATCGAGGCGAAAAGAGAGAAGGCGCTGATCTTCTGTGAAGACCTCGATATGCAAGCCTTTCTGTCATCGGCCATCGAGGAGCAGTTCAATCTGGAGCGCTCGGTGCCCGTTATCAACGGATCAGTCGCCGGAGCCCAGCGACAGACAATCGTTGCTGACTTCCAGTCGCGTGCTGCTGGTTTCGATGTCATGATCCTTTCGCCGAAGGCTGGTGGCGTGGGCTTGACGATCACCAAGGCAAATCATGTCATTCACTTGTCGCGCTGGTGGAACCCAGCCGTCGAGGATCAGGCTACCGACCGCGTTTATCGTATCGGGCAAGATAAGCCGGTAACGGTCCACATCCCGATGGCTGTCCATCCTGATGAGACGATTGGTCCAAGTAGTTTCGACGTTCGCCTCAATAGCTTGATGCAGAGCAAGCGTGAACTGAGCCGTGGCCTGCTCGTGCCACCAGAGGCGGATAACGATCTCGACACAATGCTGTCAGGTGTCCTCGATGGCGACCGTGAAACGTCGCCGCAATCCAACGAAACGGCTTCTCCGCCCTCGAAGCAGACCATCGAGACCGGCGACGCGCCTTCTGGATCTGCAAGCGATACAGCATCTTCAGCTGAACAGGGGGACGATGCTGAAGGCAGGCGGGGTAAGCCGGTCGAAGAGCCTCGAAGGCCCATCCTGTCGGTCCGCCCAACGCCAGTCGACATTGCTCAGACCCGCACTCCTGACATTGGGCGTGTTGAGTTCGAAGTGGGAGGACTCAGGGATTGGACAATCTTCACTCAGCACATTGAAGACATGGCCATACAGGTCCTGCAGATCATCGATCCCTATTGTTGTGCTCAGGAAGATGCTCGCCGCAGGCTGGCAGATTTCATCGCGCGCTTTGACACAGCTGCGGCCTCGATTGGGAAAGTGCATGTCGTCAGTTTCGATGCTGATTCCTTGCGTGACAGCTATGAAAGCAATGAGGAGCAGTGTGGCGACATCGTGAGGAAAGTGGCTTCCAAACTGCCGAACATCAACTTCCATCACGCCCCTAGATCTCGCAGAGCGACTGGCGATCTGCACGATCGCAGAGTCACCGCCACGTTTGCCGATGGAAGCCGGGTGATCTGGGATTTGGGGCGCGGCATCGATGGTATCATGTCGCCGCGCTTCGGATGTGTTGTTAACGCTACGGTTGAACAGTCGTAG